The following coding sequences are from one Streptomyces venezuelae window:
- a CDS encoding amidase: MTAGATGAIGELTARLRRGETTVVAHVHSVLDAVREHDTLGAFVTAAGDEALRAAEHADRRIRQRGAHAWQGAPLLGVTVSVKDLLQTRDLPTTRGSLLPNHRPQKDAPAVARLRAAGAVIIGKTTTSEYGWSAATLSRTAPPTANPYAPHLTAGGSSGGAAAAVATQLGEGALATDGAGSIRIPAAFCGVAGYKPSYGRVPYVPNGVDRLAHQGTLARTVTDAAALAAVIAGPHPADPDSGLGSIDLPTHRRRQHIGWIEYEGTTDEIRKVTEQARDALKDQGHHVEPVQVRCDDLYPALVDILAAAEAAGTTRQDEEHCDPGRLEIVRYGRTLSAAALMRAEAVRQQLRTRLRAVMRRHHLLAMATVPIEPFDLNAIAPPWAADPRDLLWLSWSPASYPFNMTGQPAVTLPAGLTGAGLPAGIQLVGPVGADDLVLTVAHRLERELGALPPPRSGPALVPATERTP; this comes from the coding sequence ATGACCGCCGGGGCGACCGGGGCGATCGGGGAGCTCACCGCGCGGCTGCGGCGGGGGGAGACGACCGTCGTCGCGCACGTGCACTCCGTACTGGACGCCGTACGCGAACACGACACCCTGGGCGCGTTCGTCACCGCCGCCGGCGACGAGGCGCTGCGCGCCGCCGAGCACGCCGACCGCCGCATCCGCCAACGCGGCGCCCACGCCTGGCAGGGCGCCCCGCTTCTTGGCGTCACGGTCTCCGTCAAGGACCTCCTGCAGACCCGCGACCTGCCCACCACCCGCGGCTCGCTGCTGCCCAACCACCGCCCCCAAAAGGACGCCCCGGCCGTCGCCCGGCTGCGCGCCGCCGGCGCCGTCATCATCGGCAAGACCACCACCAGCGAGTACGGCTGGAGCGCCGCCACCCTCAGCCGCACCGCCCCGCCCACCGCCAACCCCTACGCCCCCCACCTGACCGCGGGCGGCTCCAGCGGCGGAGCGGCCGCGGCGGTCGCCACCCAGCTGGGCGAGGGCGCCCTGGCCACCGACGGCGCCGGCTCCATCCGTATCCCCGCCGCGTTCTGCGGCGTGGCCGGCTACAAACCCTCCTACGGGCGCGTCCCCTATGTCCCCAACGGCGTCGACCGCCTCGCCCACCAGGGCACCCTGGCCCGCACCGTCACCGACGCGGCCGCCCTGGCCGCCGTCATCGCAGGCCCCCACCCCGCCGACCCCGACTCCGGCCTCGGCTCCATCGACCTGCCCACCCACCGCCGCCGCCAGCACATCGGATGGATCGAGTACGAGGGCACCACCGACGAGATCCGCAAGGTCACCGAACAGGCGAGGGACGCCCTCAAGGACCAGGGCCACCACGTCGAACCCGTCCAGGTGCGCTGCGACGACCTCTACCCCGCCCTCGTCGACATCCTGGCCGCCGCCGAAGCCGCCGGCACCACCCGCCAGGACGAGGAACACTGCGATCCGGGCCGCCTGGAAATCGTCCGCTACGGCCGCACCCTCAGCGCCGCCGCCCTGATGCGCGCCGAAGCAGTCCGCCAGCAACTGCGCACCCGGCTGCGCGCGGTGATGCGCCGCCACCACCTGCTGGCCATGGCCACCGTCCCCATCGAACCCTTCGACCTGAACGCCATCGCCCCGCCCTGGGCGGCCGACCCCCGCGACCTGCTCTGGCTGTCCTGGTCACCGGCCTCCTACCCCTTCAACATGACCGGCCAGCCCGCGGTGACCCTCCCGGCCGGCCTGACCGGCGCCGGACTGCCCGCCGGCATCCAGCTCGTGGGCCCCGTCGGCGCCGACGACCTGGTCCTGACGGTGGCCCACCGCCTGGAAAGGGAGCTGGGAGCCCTGCCCCCGCCCCGTTCCGGGCCCGCGCTCGTCCCCGCCACCGAAAGGACCCCCTGA
- a CDS encoding 4Fe-4S dicluster-binding protein: protein MSENALPAAKSARSERIAARTRGENWKKPPRRIETSECITCDSCLRSCPEEFGAIFDRGLDVVIIPELCSGCPACVLECPVDCIYVDEDWQPTDASLWSHIDLSAGTS from the coding sequence GTGAGCGAGAACGCATTGCCGGCGGCGAAATCCGCCCGTTCCGAGCGGATCGCCGCGCGAACTCGCGGCGAGAACTGGAAGAAGCCACCGCGTCGCATAGAAACCTCGGAGTGCATCACCTGCGACAGCTGCCTGCGCAGCTGTCCCGAGGAGTTCGGCGCCATATTCGACCGCGGTCTTGACGTCGTCATCATTCCCGAACTGTGCTCGGGCTGCCCCGCCTGCGTCCTGGAGTGCCCCGTCGACTGCATCTACGTCGACGAGGACTGGCAGCCCACCGACGCGAGCCTGTGGAGCCACATCGACCTGTCCGCGGGCACCTCATGA
- a CDS encoding VOC family protein, which translates to MPATPTPKLMTFLTFRNQAEEALEFYTALFDNSKVHRMIRARAGEPGWEEGTLQHALFTLDGQMFMCTNMPPPGAVGYDLAPWDSYEFSPATAIYVQCESESEFDRFYTALSEKGEVIMPAGGYEFSARFAWLTDRFGVSWRINLVPARGARAR; encoded by the coding sequence ATGCCTGCGACGCCGACGCCGAAACTGATGACGTTCTTGACCTTCAGGAACCAGGCCGAGGAAGCGCTGGAGTTCTACACCGCGCTCTTCGACAACTCGAAGGTGCACCGGATGATCCGGGCGCGGGCCGGGGAGCCGGGGTGGGAGGAAGGGACGTTGCAGCATGCCCTCTTCACACTCGACGGGCAGATGTTCATGTGCACGAACATGCCGCCGCCGGGAGCCGTTGGATACGATCTTGCGCCCTGGGATTCGTATGAGTTCTCCCCCGCGACCGCGATATACGTGCAGTGCGAATCGGAAAGCGAATTCGATCGTTTCTACACGGCGCTTTCCGAGAAGGGTGAGGTCATCATGCCGGCGGGCGGGTACGAGTTCAGTGCCCGGTTCGCGTGGCTGACCGACCGGTTCGGGGTGTCGTGGCGCATCAATCTCGTGCCGGCCCGGGGCGCGCGCGCCCGGTGA
- a CDS encoding carboxymuconolactone decarboxylase family protein: protein MEARLQNPAMILDATQPVQDMYKAIYSGGVPKTTLDLVHLRASQINGCSPCVDSGARGARKAGETEERLFAVSAWRETSYFTEAERAALELAECATRLSDRSDPVPDDVWERAKAHYDEKGLAALILMVALTNFFNRLNVTTKAIAGAWG from the coding sequence ATGGAAGCGCGCCTGCAGAACCCGGCGATGATCCTTGACGCCACCCAGCCTGTGCAGGACATGTACAAGGCGATCTACTCCGGTGGAGTCCCGAAGACGACCCTGGACCTGGTCCACCTGCGCGCGAGCCAGATCAACGGCTGCAGCCCCTGTGTGGACTCCGGGGCCCGCGGCGCCCGCAAGGCCGGCGAGACCGAGGAGCGCCTGTTCGCCGTCTCCGCCTGGCGGGAGACCTCCTACTTCACCGAGGCCGAGCGCGCCGCGCTGGAGCTGGCCGAGTGCGCCACCCGCCTGTCCGACCGCTCCGACCCGGTGCCGGACGACGTGTGGGAGCGCGCCAAGGCCCACTACGACGAGAAGGGCCTGGCGGCGCTGATCCTCATGGTCGCCCTGACCAACTTCTTCAACCGCCTGAACGTGACCACCAAGGCGATCGCCGGCGCCTGGGGCTGA
- a CDS encoding MMPL family transporter, with translation MVSGRRSKWAVLLIWLVLISAGGSLAAKLGDVQDNDPETWLPSSAQSTQAVELAEKHFADKDSSTAIIIYARGGGLTDADRDKIAADRTALQDDIAVGDVAKPEVSEDGKAAFLSYPLRTSPSDNGVLTDAVSDSEDIVKKDAPDGLDIRIAGEAGSVRDFAEVYSGMDGALLGAALGVVALLLLLTYRSPVLWLIPLLTVFLASQVASGVVYLLAKHAGLLVNGLSAYILMILCVGVGTDYALLLIARYREELHRHADRHEAMQVAVRRSLPALAASAATVGVATLCLVFGSMNSTQGLGPVVAIGIAVVFLAMTSLLPALLVILGRWTFWPFVPRHTPGYDASAEKEHGTWARVAAAVGRRPRVIWAASIGVLAVLALGTTTVETGQTQAEQFTKSVDSVEGQHLLAKHFPAGSSAPADIYVPAAGADTALRTVQDVPGVESAESRRTAGGWTHLTAVFEDAPDSAAAKDTVERMRTALDKSEGESAEAVVGGQTAIVLDTSDAQKDEEMLLIPLILAVVLLMLILVLRAVVAPLVLLASVVVSFASAVGAASLLFHAIDYPRIDRGLLLIGFLFLVALGVDYTIFLMARVREEVKLRGHREGTLTGLTVTGGVITSAGVVLAATFCVLAAIPTVASLQQGLLIAIGILLDTFLVRSLLIPALSLSIGPRIWRPGHPEDEAPLPSERPAQTARVDVGT, from the coding sequence ATGGTCAGCGGACGCCGCTCCAAGTGGGCCGTACTCCTGATCTGGCTGGTGCTCATCTCCGCCGGCGGCTCCCTCGCCGCCAAGCTGGGCGACGTCCAGGACAACGACCCCGAGACCTGGCTGCCCTCCAGCGCCCAGTCCACCCAGGCCGTCGAACTCGCCGAGAAGCACTTCGCCGACAAGGACAGCAGCACCGCCATCATCATCTACGCCCGCGGCGGCGGCCTCACCGACGCCGACCGGGACAAGATCGCAGCCGACCGCACCGCCCTGCAGGACGACATCGCCGTCGGCGACGTCGCCAAACCCGAGGTCTCCGAAGACGGCAAGGCCGCCTTCCTCAGCTACCCGCTGCGCACCAGCCCCAGCGACAACGGAGTGCTCACCGACGCCGTCAGCGACTCCGAGGACATCGTCAAGAAGGACGCACCCGACGGCCTGGACATCCGCATCGCCGGCGAGGCCGGCAGCGTCCGCGACTTCGCCGAGGTCTACAGCGGCATGGACGGCGCCCTGCTCGGCGCGGCCCTCGGCGTCGTCGCCCTGCTGCTCCTGCTCACCTACCGCAGCCCCGTCCTGTGGCTGATCCCGCTGCTCACCGTCTTCCTGGCCAGCCAGGTCGCCAGCGGCGTGGTCTACCTCCTGGCCAAACACGCCGGGCTGCTCGTCAACGGACTCAGCGCGTACATCCTGATGATCCTGTGCGTGGGCGTCGGCACCGACTACGCCCTGCTGCTCATCGCCCGCTACCGCGAGGAACTGCACCGCCACGCCGACCGCCACGAAGCCATGCAGGTCGCGGTGCGCCGCTCCCTGCCCGCCCTCGCCGCCTCCGCGGCCACCGTGGGCGTGGCCACCCTCTGCCTGGTCTTCGGCAGCATGAACTCCACCCAGGGCCTGGGCCCGGTGGTGGCCATCGGCATCGCGGTGGTCTTCCTGGCCATGACCTCCCTGCTGCCCGCCCTGCTGGTCATCCTGGGCCGCTGGACGTTCTGGCCCTTCGTGCCGCGCCACACCCCCGGCTACGACGCCAGCGCGGAGAAGGAGCACGGCACCTGGGCCCGCGTGGCCGCCGCCGTGGGCCGCAGGCCCCGCGTCATCTGGGCCGCCTCCATCGGCGTCCTGGCCGTCCTGGCCCTTGGCACCACCACGGTGGAGACCGGCCAGACCCAGGCCGAGCAGTTCACCAAGTCCGTCGACTCCGTCGAGGGCCAGCACCTGCTGGCCAAGCACTTCCCCGCCGGCTCCTCCGCGCCCGCCGACATCTACGTGCCCGCCGCCGGCGCCGACACCGCCCTGCGGACCGTCCAGGACGTCCCCGGCGTCGAATCCGCCGAAAGCCGGCGCACCGCGGGCGGCTGGACCCACCTGACCGCCGTCTTCGAGGACGCCCCCGACAGCGCCGCGGCCAAGGACACCGTCGAGCGGATGCGCACCGCCCTGGACAAGAGCGAGGGCGAGAGCGCGGAGGCCGTCGTGGGCGGCCAGACCGCGATCGTCCTGGACACCTCCGACGCCCAGAAGGACGAGGAGATGCTCCTCATCCCGCTGATCCTCGCCGTCGTCCTGCTCATGCTGATCCTGGTGCTGCGCGCGGTGGTCGCCCCGCTGGTCCTGCTGGCCTCGGTGGTCGTCTCCTTCGCCTCCGCCGTCGGCGCGGCCTCCCTGCTCTTCCACGCCATCGACTACCCGCGCATCGACCGTGGCCTGCTGCTGATCGGCTTCCTGTTCCTGGTCGCCCTCGGCGTGGACTACACGATCTTCCTGATGGCCCGGGTCCGCGAAGAGGTCAAACTCCGCGGCCACCGCGAGGGCACCCTCACCGGCCTCACCGTCACCGGCGGCGTCATCACCTCCGCGGGCGTCGTCCTGGCCGCCACCTTCTGCGTCCTGGCCGCCATCCCCACCGTGGCCTCCCTGCAGCAGGGCCTGCTCATCGCGATCGGCATCCTCCTGGACACCTTCCTGGTGCGCAGTCTGCTCATCCCCGCCCTCTCCCTCAGCATCGGCCCGCGCATCTGGCGACCGGGCCACCCCGAGGACGAGGCGCCGCTCCCGAGCGAGCGCCCCGCACAGACCGCCCGCGTCGACGTCGGCACCTGA
- a CDS encoding sigma-70 family RNA polymerase sigma factor gives MQENERLARAFEEKRPRLQAVAHRMLGSTDEAEDAVQEAWIRLHRSETDSVENLDGWLTTVVSRVCLDMLRARNRREEFLAEHAEPSDDPRTEDTSDPEHAAVLADSVGLAMLVVLDTLDPDERLAFVLHDTFAVPFADIAAIIGRSPAATRQLASRARRRVHGASPLPDLQRQHKVVDAFLTAARNGEFERLLTLLAPDASMHADDTAVRIGAAPLTEGAEGVASIFSGGAEAARIALIDGSVGAVWQSKVRPIVVFNFTIEDGKITAIDLVAGPERLRELDIVVLDA, from the coding sequence ATGCAGGAAAACGAACGGTTGGCACGCGCGTTCGAGGAGAAGCGGCCGCGGCTGCAGGCCGTGGCCCACCGCATGCTCGGCTCGACCGACGAGGCCGAGGACGCCGTGCAGGAAGCCTGGATCCGGCTGCACCGCAGCGAGACCGACAGTGTGGAGAACCTCGACGGCTGGCTCACCACGGTGGTGAGCCGGGTCTGCCTGGACATGCTGCGCGCCCGCAACCGGCGCGAGGAGTTCCTGGCCGAGCACGCCGAACCCTCCGACGATCCCCGCACCGAGGACACCTCCGACCCCGAGCACGCGGCCGTGCTCGCCGACTCGGTGGGCCTGGCGATGCTGGTGGTCCTGGACACCCTCGACCCCGACGAGCGCCTCGCCTTCGTCCTGCACGACACCTTCGCGGTGCCGTTCGCCGACATCGCCGCGATCATCGGGCGCAGCCCGGCGGCCACCCGGCAGCTGGCCAGCCGGGCCCGGCGGCGGGTGCACGGCGCCTCTCCCCTGCCCGACCTGCAGCGCCAGCACAAGGTCGTGGACGCCTTCTTGACCGCCGCCCGCAACGGGGAGTTCGAGCGGCTGCTCACCCTGCTGGCCCCCGACGCCTCCATGCACGCCGACGACACGGCGGTGCGCATCGGGGCGGCGCCGCTGACCGAGGGCGCGGAGGGTGTGGCGAGCATCTTCTCCGGCGGCGCGGAGGCGGCCCGGATCGCGCTCATCGACGGGTCCGTCGGGGCGGTGTGGCAGTCCAAGGTCCGCCCGATCGTGGTCTTCAACTTCACCATCGAGGACGGGAAGATCACCGCCATCGACCTGGTGGCCGGGCCCGAGCGGCTGCGGGAACTGGACATCGTGGTCCTGGACGCCTGA
- a CDS encoding alpha/beta hydrolase, with amino-acid sequence MPRPAPTVPGLAGVAPHARQPGGVRQVVLDADGLALSGLLCEPVGPPRALVVAVHGGGMRAGYFHGQARPGLSLLELGARLGCTVLALDRPGYGRSAAALPNGLPVAEQTPLLRAALADFARRHPVGAGHFVLAHSFGGKLALSLAAHAHDGDGLLGVDISGCGRQYAPGAEDEVLHHRPAARRRHWGPLRLYPPGTFRHSAGTVAPMPEREAAELAAWPGMFDRLAPRVRVPVRFTFAEHELWWRRREPDLAALADAFTTAPRVLLEHQQDAGHNISLGWAARAYHLRALAFLEECLPPGA; translated from the coding sequence GTGCCCCGCCCGGCACCAACGGTCCCTGGCCTCGCCGGGGTTGCCCCGCACGCGCGGCAGCCGGGTGGGGTCCGGCAGGTCGTCCTGGACGCCGACGGGCTCGCCCTGTCCGGCCTGCTGTGCGAACCCGTGGGCCCCCCGCGCGCGCTGGTCGTGGCGGTGCACGGGGGCGGTATGAGGGCCGGCTACTTCCATGGGCAGGCCCGTCCCGGGCTGTCCCTGCTCGAGCTCGGGGCCCGGCTCGGCTGCACCGTGCTGGCCCTCGACCGGCCCGGCTACGGCCGCTCCGCCGCCGCCCTGCCGAACGGCCTGCCCGTGGCGGAGCAGACGCCGCTGCTGCGCGCGGCCCTCGCCGACTTCGCCCGCCGCCATCCGGTGGGCGCGGGCCACTTCGTACTGGCGCACTCCTTCGGCGGCAAGCTGGCCCTCTCGCTGGCCGCGCACGCCCACGACGGCGACGGGCTGCTCGGCGTGGACATCTCGGGCTGTGGGCGGCAGTACGCACCGGGCGCCGAGGACGAGGTGCTCCACCACCGTCCCGCCGCCCGGCGCCGCCACTGGGGGCCGCTGCGGCTGTACCCGCCGGGCACCTTCCGGCACAGCGCGGGCACGGTCGCGCCGATGCCGGAACGGGAGGCGGCCGAACTCGCCGCCTGGCCGGGGATGTTCGACCGGCTCGCGCCGCGCGTGCGGGTACCGGTCCGGTTCACCTTCGCCGAGCACGAGCTGTGGTGGCGCCGCCGGGAGCCCGACCTGGCGGCACTGGCGGACGCCTTCACGACCGCGCCCCGCGTCCTGCTGGAGCACCAGCAGGACGCGGGGCACAACATCAGCCTGGGCTGGGCGGCCCGCGCCTACCACCTGCGGGCCCTGGCGTTCCTGGAGGAGTGCCTGCCCCCGGGCGCCTGA
- a CDS encoding FAD-dependent monooxygenase, whose amino-acid sequence MNTDNTGNTEDTGNAHDTDVIVVGAGPAGLMLAGELRLGGARVIVLERLAEPTGQSRGLGFTARAMEVFDQRGLLPRFGQGPTLEVSPLGHFGGVQFDYTALEDAHFGARGIPQNQTEAVLEAWARELGADIRRGWRVTDLAEGFLDGDHVEVTAHTPDGPRGLRAAYLVGCDGGQSSIRKAAGFGFPGLPATRTMYLADVEGCHLKPRFLGERLPNGMVMAAPLEEGVDRIIVCPHGVPAQDRDDDITFAEVAAAWQHITGEDISAGSAQWVSSFSDATRQADTYRRGRVLLAGDAAHIHLPAGGQGLSTGVQDAVNLGWKLAATVRGTAPAGLLDTYHAERHPVGQRLLMNTRAQGIVFLGGEQSDPLRALFTELIAHEEVKRHLAGIVSHLDIHYDMTPPGTESLPAPHPLLGHRLPKRPLTGADGESDTARLLHSARGVLLDLADNPGLRAAAAPWANRVQVVTATAKPAEGTTDALTGLDALLIRPDGHVAWTSHGTPDGLTTALTHWFGPERAA is encoded by the coding sequence ATGAACACCGACAACACCGGCAACACCGAAGACACGGGCAACGCCCACGACACGGATGTCATCGTGGTGGGCGCCGGCCCGGCGGGGCTGATGCTCGCGGGTGAACTGCGCCTGGGCGGGGCGCGCGTCATCGTCCTGGAGCGGCTCGCCGAGCCGACCGGGCAGTCACGGGGCCTGGGCTTCACCGCCCGGGCCATGGAGGTCTTCGACCAGCGCGGGCTGCTGCCCCGCTTCGGACAGGGCCCCACCCTGGAGGTCAGCCCGCTGGGACACTTCGGCGGGGTGCAGTTCGACTACACCGCGCTGGAGGACGCCCACTTCGGGGCCCGCGGCATCCCGCAGAACCAGACCGAGGCGGTCCTGGAGGCCTGGGCGCGCGAACTCGGCGCGGACATCCGCCGCGGCTGGCGGGTCACCGACCTCGCCGAGGGCTTCCTCGACGGCGACCACGTCGAGGTCACCGCCCACACCCCCGACGGGCCCCGCGGGCTGCGCGCCGCCTACCTGGTGGGCTGCGACGGCGGACAGAGCAGCATCCGCAAGGCGGCCGGCTTCGGCTTCCCCGGCCTGCCCGCCACCCGCACCATGTACCTGGCCGACGTCGAGGGCTGCCACCTCAAGCCCCGCTTCCTGGGGGAGCGGCTGCCCAACGGCATGGTGATGGCGGCCCCCCTGGAGGAGGGCGTGGACCGCATCATCGTCTGCCCGCACGGCGTCCCGGCCCAGGACCGCGACGACGACATCACCTTCGCCGAGGTCGCCGCCGCCTGGCAGCACATCACCGGTGAGGACATCAGCGCCGGCAGCGCGCAGTGGGTCTCCTCCTTCAGCGACGCCACCCGCCAGGCCGACACCTACCGGCGCGGGCGGGTCCTGCTGGCGGGCGACGCGGCACACATCCACCTCCCGGCGGGCGGGCAGGGGCTGAGCACCGGTGTGCAGGACGCGGTCAACCTGGGCTGGAAACTGGCCGCCACGGTCCGCGGCACCGCCCCGGCGGGCCTGCTGGACACCTACCACGCCGAGCGGCACCCGGTCGGACAGCGCCTGCTGATGAACACCCGCGCACAGGGCATCGTCTTCCTGGGCGGCGAACAGTCCGACCCGCTGCGCGCCCTGTTCACCGAACTGATCGCGCACGAGGAGGTCAAACGCCACCTGGCGGGCATCGTCAGCCACCTCGACATCCACTACGACATGACTCCGCCCGGCACGGAATCCCTGCCCGCTCCCCACCCCCTGCTCGGCCACCGCCTGCCCAAGCGCCCCCTGACCGGCGCGGACGGCGAGAGCGACACCGCCCGCCTGCTGCACTCCGCCCGCGGCGTCCTGCTCGACCTGGCCGACAACCCCGGCCTGCGCGCCGCGGCCGCCCCCTGGGCGAACCGCGTCCAGGTGGTGACCGCCACCGCCAAACCGGCAGAGGGCACCACCGACGCCCTCACCGGCCTGGACGCCCTCTTGATCCGCCCCGACGGCCACGTGGCCTGGACGAGCCACGGCACTCCTGACGGCCTGACCACGGCCCTGACCCACTGGTTCGGCCCGGAACGAGCGGCGTAA
- a CDS encoding FAD-dependent monooxygenase — protein MAAHAPRSPRRSGRSAPGRADVLDTQVIVVGAGPVGLLLTAELCLHGIQVAVVEQRHRPTKESRASTLHARTMEIFDSRGLLTDFASPPTEPRGHFGGLPLDLTLPGAYPGQHKVPQTKTESVLEEWALSLGADIRCGHRLELIDLVQDGEAVEAQAIGRDGRPVRLRGTYLVACDGQDSTVRRLTGAAFPGQEAGRELLRADVENIHVRDRRFERLPGGLAIAARRPDGVTRVMVHEFGAKAHQRTKPPRYEEMAAAWQRVTGEDISAGTPLWVNHFDDANRQLTHYRHGRVLYAGDAAHRQMPIGGQALNLGLQDAFNLGWKLAAVLAGHAPKGLLDTYHTERHQVGRAVLANIRAQAQLLLGGAEVEPLRAVLAELLDHEQVRTRLAGMISGLDIRYADCGTGHPLAGLRLPHARLRVGSATCTTLELLRSGRGLLLGLDGRVPAVGERWADRIDLVVARPEPDSDPGELDKVTAVAVRPDGYVVWAATSQQPDGTEELAAVLERWFGTPH, from the coding sequence ATGGCCGCGCACGCCCCCCGCAGCCCCCGCCGCTCCGGCAGGAGCGCTCCGGGCCGCGCCGACGTGCTGGACACCCAGGTCATCGTCGTCGGCGCGGGCCCCGTGGGGCTGCTGCTCACCGCCGAACTGTGCCTGCACGGCATCCAGGTCGCCGTCGTCGAACAGCGCCACCGCCCCACCAAGGAGTCCCGCGCCTCCACCCTGCACGCCCGCACCATGGAGATCTTCGACAGCCGCGGCCTGCTGACCGACTTCGCCAGCCCGCCCACCGAACCGCGCGGCCACTTCGGCGGCCTGCCCCTGGACCTCACCCTGCCCGGCGCCTACCCCGGCCAGCACAAGGTCCCCCAGACCAAGACCGAGTCGGTCCTGGAGGAGTGGGCGCTCTCACTGGGCGCCGACATCCGCTGCGGCCACCGCCTGGAACTGATCGACCTCGTCCAGGACGGCGAGGCGGTCGAAGCACAGGCCATCGGCCGCGACGGCCGCCCGGTGCGGCTGCGCGGCACCTACCTGGTGGCCTGCGACGGCCAGGACTCCACCGTGCGCCGCCTGACCGGCGCCGCCTTCCCCGGCCAGGAAGCAGGCCGCGAACTGCTGCGCGCCGACGTCGAGAACATCCACGTCCGCGACCGGCGCTTCGAGCGCCTGCCCGGCGGCCTGGCCATCGCCGCCCGCCGCCCCGACGGCGTCACCCGCGTGATGGTCCACGAATTCGGCGCCAAGGCCCACCAGCGCACCAAGCCCCCGCGGTACGAGGAGATGGCCGCCGCCTGGCAGCGGGTCACCGGCGAGGACATCAGCGCCGGCACCCCGCTGTGGGTCAACCACTTCGACGACGCCAACCGCCAGCTCACCCACTACCGGCACGGCCGCGTCCTGTACGCGGGCGACGCCGCGCACCGCCAGATGCCCATCGGCGGCCAGGCCCTCAACCTGGGCCTGCAGGACGCCTTCAACCTCGGCTGGAAACTCGCCGCCGTCCTGGCCGGGCACGCCCCCAAGGGCCTGCTGGACACCTACCACACCGAACGGCACCAGGTGGGCCGCGCCGTGCTCGCCAACATCCGCGCCCAGGCACAACTGCTCCTTGGCGGCGCCGAGGTGGAGCCGCTGCGCGCGGTCCTGGCCGAACTGCTGGACCACGAGCAGGTCCGCACCCGCCTCGCCGGCATGATCAGCGGCCTCGACATCCGCTACGCCGACTGCGGCACCGGCCACCCCCTGGCAGGCCTGCGCCTGCCGCACGCCCGGCTGCGGGTGGGCAGCGCCACCTGCACCACGCTGGAACTGCTGCGCTCGGGGCGCGGCCTGCTCCTTGGCCTGGACGGGCGGGTCCCGGCGGTGGGGGAGCGGTGGGCCGACCGCATCGATCTGGTGGTGGCCCGCCCCGAACCGGACAGCGACCCCGGCGAGCTGGACAAGGTGACCGCGGTGGCGGTGCGCCCGGACGGCTACGTGGTGTGGGCGGCCACCAGCCAACAACCCGACGGCACCGAGGAGTTGGCGGCCGTCCTGGAGCGCTGGTTCGGCACCCCGCACTGA
- a CDS encoding aromatase/cyclase: MTTRQVEHEITIGAPAATVYRLLADVSHWPQIFPPTLHVEREETGENQERIHIWATANGEPKNWTSRRTLDPGRLRIVFRQEVTTAPVAAMGGTWIVEPQGADTSRVRLLHDYRAIDDDPQDLQWIDKAVDTNSTAELAALKDNVEQAHAAEREDLLFSFTDTVEINGPAKDAFDFVNEAGRWPERLPHVATVRFEEPAPGLQILEMDTRAKDGSVHTTKSYRVALDTHKIAYKQVTLPALMTLHTGCWTFTDTGRGTTEAASQHTVSINTANIARILGEDATVADARAYVHGALSTNSRATLGHAKDYAERTH, from the coding sequence ATGACGACGCGTCAGGTCGAGCACGAGATCACCATCGGCGCGCCCGCCGCCACGGTCTACCGCCTGCTGGCGGACGTGAGCCACTGGCCGCAGATCTTCCCGCCCACCCTCCACGTCGAGCGCGAGGAGACGGGCGAGAACCAGGAGCGCATCCACATCTGGGCCACCGCCAACGGCGAGCCCAAGAACTGGACCTCGCGCCGCACCCTGGACCCCGGCAGGCTGCGCATCGTCTTCCGCCAGGAGGTCACCACCGCCCCGGTCGCCGCGATGGGCGGCACCTGGATCGTGGAACCGCAGGGCGCGGACACCTCCCGGGTGCGGCTGCTGCACGACTACCGGGCCATCGACGACGACCCGCAGGACCTGCAGTGGATCGACAAGGCCGTGGACACCAACAGCACCGCGGAACTGGCCGCCCTCAAGGACAACGTCGAACAGGCCCACGCCGCCGAACGCGAGGACCTCCTCTTCTCCTTCACCGACACCGTGGAGATCAACGGGCCGGCCAAGGACGCCTTCGACTTCGTCAACGAGGCCGGGCGCTGGCCCGAACGGCTGCCGCACGTGGCCACCGTACGCTTCGAGGAACCCGCCCCCGGCCTGCAGATCCTGGAGATGGACACCCGCGCCAAGGACGGCTCGGTGCACACCACCAAGTCCTACCGGGTCGCCCTGGACACCCACAAGATCGCCTACAAGCAGGTCACCCTGCCCGCCCTGATGACCCTGCACACCGGCTGCTGGACGTTCACCGACACCGGCCGGGGCACCACCGAGGCCGCCTCCCAGCACACCGTGTCGATCAACACCGCCAACATCGCCAGGATCCTCGGCGAGGACGCCACCGTCGCCGACGCCCGCGCCTACGTGCACGGCGCGCTGTCCACCAACAGCCGCGCCACGCTGGGCCATGCCAAGGACTACGCGGAGCGGACGCACTGA